TTTAACGCCAAGTCGCAAAGGGCACAAGACGCAAGGTTTAAATAAATAATTCTTAGATGAGGAATATGATGAGCAAGAAGGGTTCAAGAAGTCGAAACTTAAAATTCAGAAGAACCTTTTTATAAAAATCCATGTTGTTTGATTTTTGTGTTCTTCTGCGGCTTAGCGCCTTATGCCCTTTGCGTTAAATCTTTGTGTGCCATTGCGTTCCAACGTTGTGGGGTCACCAGATTTTGCAGCGTTCCGCAGGAGGGCGCCAGAGCGGGTCTCCTTGCTTGATGCCGAAGGCCTGGAAAAAATCCTCCAGGTTCGTCGGGGCGCCGATGGTACGGAATTGGCCCGGGGCATGCGGGTCCACCAGAATTTGCTGCTTCAAGGCTTCCGGCCGGCTGTTGACCCGCCAGACTTTTGCCCAGGACAGGAAGAAGCGTTGTTCGGGCGTGAAGCCTTCGATCAATGGAGGGCGTGGCTTGCCTGCAAGGGATCGTTGCAGGGCTTCGTAGGACACCGTCACTCCGCCCAAGTCGGCGATGTTTTCGCCCAGGCAGAATTGGCCGTTCACAAAAATCCCGGGCAGGGCTTCGTATTTGTTGAATTGTTCCACGAGTCGCTGGCTTCTGGCCTTGAAATTTTTCGCATCCTGCAGGGTCCACCATACGTTCAGGTTGCCTTTGGCGTCGTAGAGGCGGCCCTGATCGTCATAGCCGTGCGTGATTTCATGCGCGATGACGGCGCCGATGCCGCCGTAGTTGACGGCCTCATCCGCCCGCGGATCAAAAAAGGGCGGTTGCAGGATGCCTGCGGGGAAAACGATCTCGTTGCCCGTCGCGTTGAAGTAGGCGTTGACGGTGGAGGGAGTCATTTGCCATTCCGTTTTGTCCACCGGCCCGCCGACCTTGGCCAGACGGCGTTGGAAGTCGAACTGGCGCGCGCGCAGGACATTTTCGATGTAAGGGCCGCGGTCGATTGTCAATTTGGAGTAGTCGATCCATTTGTCGGGGTAACCGATTTTCACGCGGAACACGGCGAATTTTTGCAGGGCTTTCGAGCGGGTCCGGGCCGACATCCAGCCGGCATGCTCCAGGCGGGAGCGGAATGTATTCTGGATGTTAGTCACCAGATCCAGGGCGCGTTGTTTGGCGTCGGGCGAAAAATAGCGCGCCACATAGAGCTGGCCGAGGGCCTCGCCGAGATATTCATCGGTTTGCCGGGCCGCGCGTTGCCAGCGCGGTTCCATTTCCTTGGTGCCCCCCAGGACGGTGGCATAGAAATGAAAATGTTCCTGTTCGAAGGTTGAATTGAGATAGGGAGCGCATTCCATGATCAGGTGCCAGCGCAAATAAATCTTCCAATCCTCGAGCGGGCGTTGCACAAGGTATTGGCTGATGGCCTTGAAAAATTCCGGTTGCCCCAAAATCACCTCCCGGTATCGGCCCAGGCCGGCGTAATCAAGATAGTCTTTCCAGGGGAAGGAGGGGGCCAGTTTGACGGCATCCGCCAGCGGCATTTTGTTGTAATTGGCCAAAGGGTCACGCAACTGCACCCGTGTGCGTGAGACCTTGGCCAGGTCTGTTTCCAGGGCAAGCACGGTTTGGGCGTGGCGCGCGGCATCGGGCCCAGCTTCGCCGAGCAGTTTGAACATGTTCCGCATATGCTCGAGATAAGCGCTGCGGATTTTGGCATGGGAATCTTCCAGGTAATATTCCCGGCTGGGCAATCCGAGTCCGCCCTGGCCAAGGTAGAACGTCATGTGGTCGCTGTCTTTTTCATCAGTGTCCACACCGAAAGAAAACAGGGGACTGATATAATAAGAGTGCAGGCGGACGATTTCGCGGACAAGTCCGTCGCGGTCCTGGATGGCATTAATGCGGGCGAAAAACGGTTTCAGAGGCTCAATGCCGACTTTCTCGATTTGGACGGTGTTCATGGCCGAGGCGAAAAAATCCCCCGTCTTTTGCTCGATGGAACCGGAGGCTGCGGATCTGGCAGCGGCGCTTTCCTCCAGGATTTTTTTTAAAATTTTCCAATTCTCTTCCCTTAGTTCGTCAAAACTTCCCCAGCGCGATTTGTTATCCGGTATGGGAGTTTTTTTCAACCAGCTCCCGTTGGCATAGTGGTAAAAATCGATCCCCGGTCTGATGGAAGCATCCATGTCGGGAGCCAGACAAACGGCTGGTGAGGGAGCGGGGGCGGGTTGCTGGGGTTTGAGTCCTGAGGCGAAGGCAGGCGTTGCCAGTGCGGTCAGAAGGAACAAGGTGGCTGGGGTTGGTTGAATCACGACCGGGCAATGTGGCATAGAACGAAGGGAAGGCAAAAATGTATTAAAATGTCATGTTGCAAGTTCGCACCCGGCGAATCCGTCCGGTGGTGGATTTTCAGTTTCAAGCGGGTGCAGTTTCCAGATTTGATTTCTGCATCCTGAATCCTCCATTTTTCCGCGCCTTTGTGGCTTATGCCCTTTGTGTTAAATTCAGTCTTCCTTGTCAGGGCAATGAGGGTTGCATGGCCACGTTAAACACAAATGTGCCCGGTTTGATTTGATAGGCCGACAGGGTGTCCGGTCCGCAACTGGCCGTGCCAAGGCCGCGCTGGGCGTAATCGAGATTCACGATGACCTCGGGACGGGGCACAACGTCCGTGGTATGCGTCCACTTGAAAAGGTCATGGCTTGTGAAGTGGCTGGCCGAGCACTCGAAATATAGATCGCTCCAGAATCGCACGCGCGCATGGCCGGGATCTTCCAATTCCAGCCAGCGGACATCGGTTTTGTTGCCGTGTTCCTGTGGCAGGATGTAGGGAACGTATTCTTCCGTCACGGTGCTTTCGTATTGGCCTATGAGGGTGGCGCGTTTTCGATCGCAATAATTTTCCAGGGGGCCGCGGCCATACCAGCGGAGTTTTTCAAAACCGGGCGCGAGCTGGAGGGCGAGGCCGACGCGCGGAAGATCGGGCAGGCGCTTGTCGGCGACGATTCTATTTTCCAGGACAAGCCGTCCGTCCGGATAAAAGGTGATGGTTTGCCGGGTCCGGAACCCGTAATCGACGCCGCTGCCTTTTGCGGATTGAACCGTCTTGAGGACCGCGGCCCCGTCCTTGCGGAACGCGATACCGCACGATTCAGTTGTTAGGATCAGATCATGGAGCCCGGCTTTTAGCCATCTGCCGAGCGGCTTGTCATCCTGTCCGGTCCAGCCCTTGATGCCGTCGTTGTCGGTTGGACCGCGCCAGACCTGAAGCTGGGGGCCATCGGCCAGCAGGGGCCGGCCTTTCCACGACATGGAGGCAATTTTACCGTTGGCGCGTTGGATGACGGCTTCAATAATATCTCCACGCACGAGGGTCTCGCCGTTGCGCTCTTCCAGGAAAAGTTTCCCGCTGGATGTGGAGCTTTTCAAATGAAGGGCCGGTTTCCATTTCGGTTCGGAGAGGGTGAACTGTTCCCAGGCGACCTCATGGCCCGCCGGGCACCAGGCCGTGGCTTTTGCCGTGCGGAAGCGGAGTGTGAGGTGCGCCTGCTGGCCGGGTTGGAGTTTCGGAGCAGGGAGCTTGAGCCGCACGGTTTCGGATTTGCGCGGAGCCGTCTTCAATCCCGGAAGAACGCCGCGCGCACTGATTTTTCCGTCCACAAGCAATTCCCATGAGCCGATGATATTTTCCAGGGAGATAAAATCGTACTTGTTCGTGATCGTGATGAGTCCTTGCCGGAGATTTTTGGCGCGGATGCCGATGGGCTGCTGCACCTTTTTTGCTTCCCACATTCCGGGATGTGGCGTGCGGTCGGGCCAGACGAGGCCGTCGCACACAAAATTGAGATCGTTGGGCTTGTCGCCGAAATCACCGCCGTAAGCCCAGTAGGTTTTTCCATCAGCAGTTTTTTGGCGGATGCCGTGATCGACCCATTCCCAGATAAAACCGCCCTGGACGCCGGGGTAGGATTCGAACAAGTCCCAGTAATCGGCCAGGCTTCCGTTGCTGTTGCCCATTGCGTG
This region of Candidatus Methylacidiphilales bacterium genomic DNA includes:
- a CDS encoding M13 family metallopeptidase; translated protein: MIQPTPATLFLLTALATPAFASGLKPQQPAPAPSPAVCLAPDMDASIRPGIDFYHYANGSWLKKTPIPDNKSRWGSFDELREENWKILKKILEESAAARSAASGSIEQKTGDFFASAMNTVQIEKVGIEPLKPFFARINAIQDRDGLVREIVRLHSYYISPLFSFGVDTDEKDSDHMTFYLGQGGLGLPSREYYLEDSHAKIRSAYLEHMRNMFKLLGEAGPDAARHAQTVLALETDLAKVSRTRVQLRDPLANYNKMPLADAVKLAPSFPWKDYLDYAGLGRYREVILGQPEFFKAISQYLVQRPLEDWKIYLRWHLIMECAPYLNSTFEQEHFHFYATVLGGTKEMEPRWQRAARQTDEYLGEALGQLYVARYFSPDAKQRALDLVTNIQNTFRSRLEHAGWMSARTRSKALQKFAVFRVKIGYPDKWIDYSKLTIDRGPYIENVLRARQFDFQRRLAKVGGPVDKTEWQMTPSTVNAYFNATGNEIVFPAGILQPPFFDPRADEAVNYGGIGAVIAHEITHGYDDQGRLYDAKGNLNVWWTLQDAKNFKARSQRLVEQFNKYEALPGIFVNGQFCLGENIADLGGVTVSYEALQRSLAGKPRPPLIEGFTPEQRFFLSWAKVWRVNSRPEALKQQILVDPHAPGQFRTIGAPTNLEDFFQAFGIKQGDPLWRPPAERCKIW